In Coccidioides posadasii str. Silveira chromosome 4, complete sequence, one genomic interval encodes:
- the RNR2 gene encoding Ribonucleotide-diphosphate reductase (RNR), small subunit (EggNog:ENOG410PGIN~COG:F~TransMembrane:1 (o233-254i)~BUSCO:7500at33183): MDTQSTPSKQTASSLEQLKMSDSPVKPLNFGLADKENAPLTAATESGLKKFDAEAVKPSAPEAPKKSLTPKELEAEEPLLQENPHRFVLFPLKYHEIWQMYKKAEASFWTAEEIDLSKDLHDWNHRLNDDERYFISRVLAFFAASDGIVNENLVERFSGEVQVPEARCFYGFQIMMENIHSETYSLLIDTYIKEPKQRTYLFDAIDTIPCIRKKADWAIRWIQDQESTFAQRLIAFAAVEGIFFSGSFASIFWLKKRGLMPGLTFSNELISRDEGLHTDFACLLFSHLRHRPGPEAVQAIITEAVEIEKEFLTDALPCALLGMNSKLMCQYIEFVADRLLVALGNKKFYNATNPFDFMDNISLSGKTNFFEKRVGDYQKAGVMASTQKKEDTEEAIENGGAFRFDEDF; the protein is encoded by the exons ATGGACACTCAGTCAACTCCTTCAAAGCAG ACCGCATCTTCTCTTGAGCAGCTCAAGATGAGTGATTCTCCCGTCAAACCGCTCAACTTTGGCCTAGCAGACAAGGAAAACGCCCCGTTGACCGCTGCCACCGAGTCCGGCCTCAAAAAGTTCGATGCCGAGGCCGTCAAGCCCAGCGCGCCAGAGGCCCCGAAGAAATCTCTCACCCCCAAAGAGCTCGAAGCAGAGGAGCCATTACTCCAGGAGAATCCCCATCGATTCGTTCTTTTTCCATTGAAGTATCATGAG ATTTGGCAAATGTACAAGAAGGCCGAAGCCTCTTTCTGGACCGCTGAAGAGATCGACCTATCTAAAGATCTTCACGACTGGAATCACCGGCTGAACGACGATGAACGCTACTTCATCTCTCGCGTCTTGGCCTTCTTTGCTGCTTCCGACGGCATTGTCAACGAAAACCTTGTCGAACGATTCAGCGGTGAAGTTCAAGTCCCAGAGGCCCGTTGCTTCTACGGTTTCCAGATTATGATGGAGAACATTCACTCCGAGACCTACTCTCTCCTCATCGACACATATATCAAGGAGCCAAAGCAAAGAACTTATCTGTTCGATGCTATTGATACCA TTCCTTGCATCCGTAAGAAAGCTGACTGGGCCATTCGCTGGATCCAAGATCAAGAATCCACCTTCGCCCAGCGACTGATTGCCTTTGCCGCCGTTGAGGGTATCTTCTTTAGCGGCTCCTTCGCCTCCATTTTCTGGCTCAAGAAGCGGGGACTTATGCCTGGTCTCACTTTCTCGAATGAATTGATCTCTCGTGATGAAGGTCTTCACACCGACTTCGCCtgcctcctcttctctcacCTTCGCCACCGTCCAGGCCCAGAGGCAGTCCAGGCTATAATCACAGAGGCAGTCGAGATCGAGAAGGAATTCTTGACCGATGCCCTTCCCTGTGCTCTTCTTGGCATGAACTCGAAGCTCATGTGTCAATACATCGAGTTCGTTGCTGACAGACTGCTTGTGGCTCTTGGCAACAAGAAGTTCTACAACGCCACGAATCCATTCGACTTCATGGACAACATCTCGCTGTCCGGAAAGACCAACTTCTTCGAGAAGCGTGTCGGTGACTACCAAAAGGCTGGTGTCATGGCAAGCACGCAGAAGAAAGAGGATACCGAGGAGGCGATTGAAAATGGCGGTGCCTTCAGATTCGATGAAGATTTCTGA